One region of Zingiber officinale cultivar Zhangliang chromosome 7B, Zo_v1.1, whole genome shotgun sequence genomic DNA includes:
- the LOC122005457 gene encoding probable pectate lyase 4, with translation MGGFRWLCCFSIQAPSQSPRPQSSSPSPFPPQPTPPGAPPSAWISAAPTSSMATLPYAHVDGSLRALAGQAEGFGRFAIGGLRGPVHYVTSLADDGPGSLREACCMREPLWIVFEVSGTIHLSSYLRVSSYKTIDGRGQRIKLTGKGLQLKECEHVIVCNLEFEGGRGHDVDGIQIKPKSKHIWIDRCSLQDYDDGLIDITRESTDITVSRCHFSNHDKTMLIGADSSHITDRCIRVTIHHCFFDGTIQRHPRLRFGKVHLYNNYTRSWGIYAVCASVEAQILSQCNIYEAGQKKLVFKYMPEKAADRQEVIAGWIRSEGDMFLNGAQPGLLDAGIQSVFHPLEHYPSWTVEPASLALKEVLQVCTGWQAITRPADC, from the exons ATGGGAGGCTTTCGGTGGCTCTGCTGCTTCTCGATCCAGGCGCCTTCGCAATCGCCTCGCCCTCAAAGCTCGTCTCCCTCCCCGTTCCCTCCGCAGCCGACTCCTCCGGGGGCTCCTCCCTCCGCTTGGATATCTGCGGCTCCGACCTCCTCGATGGCCACTTTGCCTTACGCTCACGTCGACGGGAGCTTGCGTGCCCTCGCTGGACAAGCCGAAGGCTTCGGCCGCTTCGCCATTGGAGGGCTCCGTGGACCCGTCCACTACGTCACCTCCTTGGCAG ATGACGGCCCCGGTTCACTTCGTGAGGCATGCTGCATGAGGGAACCACTCTGGATTGTTTTTGAAGTTTCAGGAACCATTCACCTTTCTTCCTACCTGAGGGTATCGTCATATAAGACAATCGATGGTCGAGGACAGAGGATAAAGTTGACTGGTAAAGGTTTACAGCTGAAAGAATGTGAACATGTAATTGTTTGCAATCTAGAATTCGAAGGTGGCAGAGGACATGATGTTGATGGTATTCAGATAAAGCCCAAGTCAAAGCATATTTGGATAGACCGCTGCAGCTTACAAGATTACGATGACGGACTGATTGATATTACTCGTGAAAGTACTGATATAACTGTTTCAAG ATGCCACTTCAGCAATCATGACAAAACAATGCTTATTGGAGCAGATAGCAGTCATATTACTGACAGATGTATCCGTGTTACCATTCACCATTGTTTCTTCGATGGAACTATACAGAGACATCCTCGACTTCGATTTGGCAAAGTTCACCTTTATAACAATTACACGAGAAGCTGGGGCATATATGCTGTCTGTGCCAGTGTAGAAGCTCAG ATCTTGTCTCAATGCAATATTTATGAAGCAGGACAAAAGAAGTTGGTATTCAAGTACATGCCTGAGAAG GCAGCCGATCGACAAGAGGTGATCGCGGGATGGATAAGGTCTGAAGGCGACATGTTTCTGAATGGTGCCCAGCCAGGTTTGCTGGATGCTGGTATTCAAAGTGTTTTCCATCCCTTAGAACATTATCCGTCATGGACTGTGGAACCTGCGTCCCTGGCTCTTAAAGAAGTCCTCCAAGTATGTACTGGATGGCAAGCAATCACAAGGCCAGCAGATTGTTGA